From Dehalococcoidia bacterium, a single genomic window includes:
- a CDS encoding Fur family transcriptional regulator, with amino-acid sequence MAMASDTRPLLEDLRGQGFKITAPRHRVIEWLVARDGNFTAEELAADLAAVGRATVYRTLKLLLDQGLVCKVVLGDGSVAYRMSHKVHHHHLVCLGCGATEDIGRCGVDDVISSVRDATDYDVVGHRIEIYGICPTCKSSPIGG; translated from the coding sequence ATGGCAATGGCCTCCGACACGCGTCCCCTCCTCGAAGACCTCCGCGGCCAGGGCTTCAAGATCACGGCGCCGCGTCATCGAGTCATCGAGTGGCTGGTCGCGCGCGACGGAAACTTCACGGCTGAAGAGCTGGCCGCGGACCTCGCCGCCGTAGGGCGCGCCACGGTCTATCGCACGCTGAAGCTGCTGCTCGACCAGGGCCTGGTGTGCAAGGTCGTCCTCGGCGATGGCTCCGTTGCCTACCGCATGAGCCACAAAGTGCACCACCACCACCTGGTGTGCCTCGGTTGCGGCGCGACCGAAGACATCGGCCGCTGTGGCGTGGACGACGTCATCAGCAGCGTCCGCGACGCTACCGACTACGACGTCGTCGGTCACCGGATCGAGATATACGGCATCTGCCCTACCTGTAAGTCCTCTCCTATCGGCGGCTAG
- a CDS encoding zinc ribbon domain-containing protein — protein MPRYDFRCPRCGLEFEVSRPFSQATDPANCPNDGTQAERVFSMPMTFVKGSESSPPSDSSPSSGDGGHSHGHGHGHTHGPGGHTH, from the coding sequence ATGCCAAGATACGACTTTCGTTGCCCCCGCTGTGGTCTCGAGTTCGAGGTTTCGCGTCCGTTCAGCCAGGCTACGGACCCGGCCAACTGCCCCAACGACGGCACGCAAGCGGAGCGCGTGTTCAGCATGCCGATGACGTTCGTGAAGGGGAGCGAGAGTTCGCCGCCCTCGGATTCGTCGCCGTCCTCTGGTGACGGCGGCCATAGCCACGGTCACGGACACGGCCACACGCACGGCCCGGGCGGTCACACGCACTGA